A stretch of Streptomyces vietnamensis DNA encodes these proteins:
- a CDS encoding CoA transferase: protein MASSATAHTVVRRPLDTDRPLDALRCDIGGPEALTRVVSDHLRRLGATVRGDGPGDIALGGGGFGPVTARTAWGPAGSGIEDEATAQAATGVMAVHGRRHGAPRGLGVDCLATATGVLTVQGLLAGLIGQARGSSPTRARTTTADRAGLLTVSQYLAAAGADESEAVEPAPGGPPFTSADGVLFELETLDPGAWAEYWRALEAPADAIRAGWRPFQFRYATACAPFPVDLHEVTGRHTWARIRQAAALSGTEVCRLRTLAERAAEDDGADPWTLRALGPGHPATGTAATADRPLAGLTVLEAGRRIQAPLAAHLLGLLGARVIRVEPPGGDPLRGMPPACDGISARWLALNRGKEAVEIDIKAPGDRSRLRELVADADVFVHNWAPGKAAALELDAEHLTAVNPSLVYAYTGGWADRLDGAPMGTDFMVQARTGVGEAVHAAGEPPVPSLMTLLDVLGGLHGTEAVLAGLLLRERTGHGVRVDSSLLGAADTLLAPALRQAATGTDPRRPAGFRHPLRTSDGWIAPSDTSAPAAAAHDVTGMCTEDALDRLRGHGLTATAVTTDLSALHHDPRLSGSISRDAHGAPAVPDPWSHA from the coding sequence ATGGCGTCATCAGCGACCGCCCACACCGTGGTCCGCCGTCCGCTCGACACAGACCGTCCGCTCGACGCACTGCGCTGCGACATCGGCGGCCCCGAGGCCCTGACCCGCGTCGTCTCCGACCATCTGAGGCGGCTCGGGGCGACGGTGCGCGGCGACGGCCCGGGGGACATCGCACTCGGCGGCGGCGGGTTCGGGCCCGTCACGGCCCGTACCGCCTGGGGACCGGCCGGCTCCGGGATCGAGGACGAGGCGACCGCCCAGGCCGCCACCGGAGTGATGGCCGTCCACGGCCGCCGCCACGGGGCCCCGCGCGGCCTCGGTGTCGACTGTCTGGCCACCGCCACCGGCGTGCTCACCGTCCAGGGTCTGCTCGCCGGGCTCATCGGGCAGGCCCGGGGCAGCTCGCCGACTCGCGCGCGTACGACGACGGCCGACCGAGCCGGGCTGCTCACCGTGTCCCAGTACCTCGCCGCCGCCGGTGCCGACGAGTCGGAAGCCGTCGAACCGGCTCCGGGCGGGCCGCCGTTCACTTCGGCCGACGGCGTCCTGTTCGAGCTGGAGACGCTCGACCCGGGGGCCTGGGCGGAGTACTGGCGCGCCCTGGAGGCTCCCGCCGACGCGATACGAGCGGGCTGGCGGCCCTTCCAGTTCCGGTACGCCACCGCCTGCGCACCCTTCCCCGTCGACCTGCACGAGGTGACCGGGCGGCACACGTGGGCGCGGATCCGGCAGGCCGCCGCGCTGTCGGGAACCGAGGTCTGCCGCCTGCGCACGCTCGCCGAGCGCGCCGCCGAGGACGACGGCGCCGACCCGTGGACCCTGCGCGCGCTGGGCCCGGGCCACCCTGCGACGGGCACGGCGGCCACAGCGGACCGGCCCCTGGCCGGCCTGACCGTCCTTGAGGCGGGCCGCCGGATCCAAGCACCCCTCGCGGCGCACCTGCTGGGTCTGCTCGGCGCCCGCGTGATCCGGGTCGAGCCGCCGGGCGGCGACCCGCTCCGGGGCATGCCGCCCGCCTGCGACGGGATCTCCGCCCGCTGGCTCGCGCTCAACCGGGGCAAGGAGGCCGTCGAGATCGACATCAAGGCGCCCGGTGACCGGAGCCGGCTGCGCGAACTCGTGGCCGACGCCGACGTGTTCGTCCACAACTGGGCCCCGGGCAAGGCCGCCGCACTCGAACTCGACGCCGAGCACCTGACCGCCGTGAACCCGTCCCTCGTCTACGCCTACACCGGCGGCTGGGCGGACCGGCTCGACGGCGCCCCCATGGGCACCGACTTCATGGTGCAGGCCCGCACGGGCGTCGGGGAGGCCGTCCATGCGGCCGGAGAACCGCCCGTACCGTCCCTGATGACGCTCCTCGACGTCCTGGGCGGCCTGCACGGCACCGAGGCCGTCCTCGCCGGCCTGCTCCTGCGCGAGCGCACGGGCCACGGCGTACGGGTCGACTCCTCGCTGCTCGGCGCGGCCGACACCCTCCTCGCCCCCGCCCTGCGACAGGCCGCCACCGGCACCGATCCCCGACGCCCCGCCGGATTCCGGCACCCGCTCCGTACCTCCGACGGCTGGATCGCCCCCAGCGACACCAGCGCGCCCGCCGCCGCGGCGCACGACGTCACGGGCATGTGCACCGAGGACGCCCTGGACCGGCTGCGCGGCCACGGCCTGACGGCCACCGCCGTCACCACGGACCTGTCCGCACTCCACCACGACCCGCGCCTGTCCGGCTCGATCAGCCGGGACGCGCACGGTGCCCCCGCCGTTCCCGACCCCTGGAGCCACGCGTGA
- a CDS encoding acyl-CoA dehydrogenase family protein: protein MTDHDVTDVDLLRKKVSAFVRDRVFPSESDLDAGGPTARDLREQLRVEARESGLWALPLPAELGGGGLALSAYAAIAEAEGASDHGPAALGSASLLDVTMLSRHGSARVGAEYLPRLVSGDLRTCYAMTEPDTPGTEPALTATRAERRPGGGWRVTGRKWFVSNAGDADLVTVLARTSGRTGDRTGLSLLLVPTGSPGFRVVRELPILGATGQYEIEFDGVEVDEEHLVGDTGQALAVAGERLQLGRTLRALRWLGQAQRAFDLLCDRAVACRGARGPLADRQLVQQHVFESLLALRTARPLVYEAMALVADGRDAHVEVGLAKTAAARTLQAVADRAVQVFGAAGLGPDTPLPALFRTGRTARILDGPDEQHVSAVARRVLRSRQGGPAVTPV, encoded by the coding sequence GTGACGGATCATGACGTAACGGATGTCGACCTGCTGCGAAAGAAGGTCTCCGCGTTCGTCCGTGACCGCGTCTTCCCCTCCGAGTCGGATCTGGACGCCGGTGGTCCGACCGCCAGGGACCTTCGAGAGCAGCTGCGCGTGGAGGCCCGCGAGTCCGGCCTGTGGGCGCTCCCGTTGCCGGCCGAACTGGGCGGCGGCGGGCTGGCCTTGAGTGCGTACGCGGCGATCGCCGAGGCCGAGGGTGCCAGTGACCACGGCCCCGCGGCCCTCGGATCGGCGTCCCTCCTCGACGTGACCATGCTGTCCCGGCACGGCTCCGCACGGGTGGGCGCGGAGTACCTGCCGCGCCTGGTCTCCGGCGACCTCCGTACCTGCTACGCGATGACGGAGCCGGACACGCCCGGGACCGAACCCGCACTCACGGCGACCCGGGCGGAGCGACGGCCCGGCGGCGGCTGGCGCGTCACCGGCCGGAAGTGGTTCGTGTCGAACGCGGGCGACGCCGACCTCGTGACCGTGCTCGCCCGCACCAGCGGACGGACCGGAGACCGCACCGGGCTGTCCCTGCTCCTCGTGCCGACCGGCTCCCCCGGGTTCCGGGTCGTGCGCGAGCTGCCGATCCTGGGCGCGACCGGGCAGTACGAGATCGAGTTCGACGGTGTCGAGGTCGACGAGGAACACCTCGTCGGCGACACCGGGCAGGCTCTGGCCGTCGCCGGCGAACGTCTCCAACTGGGGCGGACACTGCGGGCGTTGCGGTGGCTCGGTCAGGCCCAGCGGGCCTTCGACCTGCTCTGTGACCGCGCCGTGGCATGTCGGGGCGCACGGGGACCGCTCGCGGACCGCCAGCTCGTCCAACAGCACGTTTTCGAATCCTTGTTGGCGCTGAGGACGGCGCGGCCGCTCGTGTACGAGGCGATGGCGCTGGTCGCTGACGGACGCGACGCCCATGTGGAGGTCGGCCTGGCGAAGACGGCGGCTGCCCGCACGCTCCAGGCGGTCGCGGACCGGGCCGTCCAGGTCTTCGGCGCGGCCGGACTCGGCCCGGACACGCCCCTGCCGGCGCTGTTCCGTACCGGGCGGACGGCCCGGATCCTCGACGGGCCGGACGAGCAGCACGTGTCCGCCGTGGCCCGGCGCGTCCTGCGGAGCCGTCAGGGCGGCCCTGCCGTCACACCCGTCTGA